The DNA sequence tgctgatggaaagGATAACAGCAGGCAAGGGCATTCGTATCGACGCGTATGTCCCATATACGGGCAATGTCGATTCATAGCGGGAGCCGCTGCCTGATTGCCTGCTCCCGTGCATTCGCCTTCAAACACGCTGAGACGCAGCTCCGCCCGCGTGCTGTCCCTCCATcggctcccctccctcccccgcctgctctccctcattctcccccaaccccccctcctccggaTCCAACCAACTCTCCTCAACCGTCACCTTGACCCTCCTCACATACTCCTTCATATTTTCCCTATACAACTGCGCCGCCTCCGCATTCGCCGGGCTATTCGGGTTCGGATCATGCAGCAAGCTCTGTATACTCGTCAATATCGCCGCGACGTCGTATGTGGGCGACCACCGGTTTTGCAGGATGTCGAGGCAGAGCTCGCTGTTCGCGTAGACGTTGGGGTGGAACATCCGCGAGAGGAATTTGACGGTGGGCGGTTTGTTGGGGTAGGACTCGTCGAATGTGAGGAGGAGCTTGAATGTGCCGTCTTCGAAGGGGGTGTCGCCTGTTGATAGGTGAGTGGCTGGGGgtgagtggggagaggaAACGCACCTGGCCCGAAGATGACAGCGTTCCAGAGCATAATATTGTCGGGGAGCGGACTGCCCGAGATCCCGCCTGGCGGGTCGGACGAGAGGCGCTTGAAGTCCCGGATGAGCCGTTTCTTGCAGTTCGTCGACATTGTTTGCTGAGTAAGATTGGGTCAAGTAATTCGGGTGGCTTTGGTTAAAgcgagagagggaggtgtgGTCGTGTCTGAATCGCGTGCTGTTAATGAGGGCACTGCGACTGTCGTCGTACACGTCGTCTCGTATGTGGTATGCGGTATTCTAATGATGGTATGCGATATGGATTGTAAAACCTGCAAACCCAACTTTAATTGTATCTTCCCCTACCAAACCAccctcaaaacatacctttgtacGTGCGTATATGCAAGCGTAAAGTCGTCTCAGGCGGCTggtatgaagaaacaagcaagtcagtctaactcagaagcagtggcagtggcaggccTCCTCATGTCACGCCCACTGACCGTGACCTGACTCCGCCGCATCTAATctggaaacaaacaatagcaacaacaatcactctgccgaaatgccgcaagttgactttgtcgttgtaagta is a window from the Psilocybe cubensis strain MGC-MH-2018 chromosome 8, whole genome shotgun sequence genome containing:
- a CDS encoding Ubiquitin-conjugating enzyme E2 2, which translates into the protein MSTNCKKRLIRDFKRLSSDPPGGISGSPLPDNIMLWNAVIFGPGDTPFEDGTFKLLLTFDESYPNKPPTVKFLSRMFHPNVYANSELCLDILQNRWSPTYDVAAILTSIQSLLHDPNPNSPANAEAAQLYRENMKEYVRRVKVTVEESWLDPEEGGLGENEGEQAGEGGEPMEGQHAGGAASQRV